In Carassius auratus strain Wakin unplaced genomic scaffold, ASM336829v1 scaf_tig00017474, whole genome shotgun sequence, a genomic segment contains:
- the LOC113075691 gene encoding V-set and transmembrane domain-containing protein 2-like protein, translated as MGAFGVILRSLHCMGLYIQLSASLRQAGSDDVENHISTNAVFTEVPHDITAQSGQDVEMACSFRGAGSPSYSLEIQWWYIRNHREWTDKQTWSTNQVMPQNEKSKDATKISVVKVAGSNISHKLRLSSVKPADEGTYECRVIDFSDSKLRHHHVRAYLQVERAEGNVPPPVHQGATSQEELLQSDHHKPGRELRKRSADDSTTDCTESCAL; from the exons ATGGGCGCGTTTGGAGTGATTCTGAGGAGTTTACATTGTATGGGACTCTACATCCAACTTAGTGCCAGTCTCAGACAAGCTGGAAGCGACGACGTGGAGAACCATATATCCACGAACG CGGTGTTCACTGAGGTCCCTCATGACATCACGGCACAGAGCGGTCAGGACGTGGAGATGGCCTGCTCCTTCAGAGGCGCCGGATCGCCCTCCTACTCGCTGGAGATTCAGTGGTGGTACATCAGGAACCACAGAGAATGGACCGACAAGCAGACGTGGAGCACCAATCAG GTGATGCCGCAGAATGAGAAGTCAAAGGACGCCACCAAaatcagt gTGGTGAAGGTAGCAGGAAGCAACATCTCCCACAAGCTCCGTCTGTCCAGCGTGAAGCCCGCGGATGAGGGCACGTACGAATGCCGCGTCATCGACTTCAGCGACAGCAAGCTGCGGCATCATCACGTTCGGGCGTACCTGCAGGTGGAGCGGGCCGAGGGGAATGTGCCTCCTCCAGTCCATCAGGGGGCGACGTCACAAGAGGAGCTTCTGCAGTCTGACCACCACAAACCCGGCCGCGAGCTCAGGAAGAGGTCCGCTGATGATAGTACCACTGACTGCACTGAGAGCTGCGCGCTTTAG